A stretch of the Sulfolobus acidocaldarius SUSAZ genome encodes the following:
- a CDS encoding XRE family transcriptional regulator, whose translation MDYIIESLAKRIVGDIGFSDNPGASMRKWRDIFHVSQGELARYLGISQSVIADYEKGRRKPGVEFVKRFVLALVNIDIERGYNVINELIKGYTLMLPFIDDLGDYNSPVSIDDIVMAVDGILPNSSIPETSVFGWLITDSIKAITSLKGLEFYQLLNFMIGRVVIFTSVSTGRSPMIALKIAPIKPSIVVFHRPVRIDPLSLMLAERDNITIIISTLKNVEDLKERIRRLNK comes from the coding sequence GTGGACTACATCATTGAATCGTTGGCAAAGAGGATTGTAGGAGATATTGGATTTAGTGATAATCCAGGTGCCTCAATGAGAAAATGGAGAGATATTTTTCATGTTTCTCAGGGGGAGTTGGCTAGATATCTAGGTATATCCCAATCAGTAATAGCCGATTACGAGAAGGGTCGAAGAAAACCCGGAGTTGAATTTGTTAAAAGGTTCGTTTTAGCTCTTGTTAATATAGATATTGAAAGAGGTTACAATGTAATAAATGAGTTAATTAAAGGTTACACCTTAATGCTTCCTTTCATAGACGATTTAGGAGATTATAATTCTCCTGTGTCTATAGACGACATTGTAATGGCTGTCGATGGTATATTACCCAACTCCTCAATCCCTGAGACCAGTGTCTTCGGTTGGTTAATCACAGATAGTATAAAGGCAATAACAAGCCTAAAGGGACTTGAATTTTATCAACTACTTAATTTCATGATAGGTAGAGTGGTAATTTTCACCAGTGTAAGTACTGGAAGATCACCGATGATCGCACTTAAAATTGCCCCTATTAAGCCATCTATAGTTGTTTTTCATAGACCCGTGAGAATTGATCCACTATCGCTGATGTTAGCCGAGAGAGATAACATAACCATAATAATATCTACGCTAAAGAACGTAGAGGATCTAAAGGAAAGAATAAGGAGGTTAAATAAATGA
- a CDS encoding Ser-tRNA(Thr) hydrolase (in archaea some ThrRS as split into two proteins,ThrRS-cat for aminoacylation and ThrRS-ed for editing misacylation events) gives MIILLIHASKFSFSIKDKAIREPEEPTTSSLEKENVLVAFTTVEKGDDEKIVERAAKEIGKVFSDVKASSIIIYPYAHLSDNLEKPDIAVKILRQLEEETKKVTIEVSRAPFGWYKQFYINCYGHPLSELSKRIRHEEDYEKSEEIKVCEKFGFPSSPHSVFMRNATIEYLKKLFKPNFITEGDGIPEEGEFRIIYSSTQGRRLPCVNEEPKIKVRIKNGIDGIIEKFEDSKNSYVVANRTKDYMEIDVNLLTYYFLYNASTKAPPMLPLWMNPIQVRILPVKSDYLQDAFKIASYIKARVDIDDINDNLGSKIARAGKEWIPFIVLLGEREVKTGSLTIKLREKNEQRSYTIDELNEEIKRGDPLMLPSTLPLQLSKRSKKNITLQ, from the coding sequence ATGATAATTCTTCTAATTCACGCCTCAAAATTCTCTTTTTCAATAAAAGACAAGGCAATAAGAGAACCTGAGGAGCCGACAACTTCTTCATTAGAAAAGGAGAACGTGTTAGTGGCTTTCACGACAGTTGAAAAAGGTGATGACGAGAAAATAGTAGAAAGGGCAGCAAAAGAAATAGGTAAGGTCTTTAGTGACGTAAAGGCTTCTAGTATAATCATTTACCCATATGCCCATTTATCTGATAACCTAGAGAAACCAGACATAGCTGTTAAAATACTGAGACAGCTAGAAGAGGAGACAAAGAAAGTCACCATAGAAGTGAGTAGGGCACCTTTTGGTTGGTACAAGCAATTTTACATTAACTGTTACGGTCATCCATTAAGCGAATTAAGTAAGAGAATAAGACACGAAGAGGATTATGAGAAAAGCGAGGAGATAAAAGTTTGTGAAAAATTTGGCTTTCCAAGCTCTCCACATAGTGTATTTATGAGAAATGCTACCATTGAATACTTAAAGAAGCTGTTTAAACCTAATTTTATAACTGAAGGAGATGGAATTCCTGAGGAAGGAGAGTTCAGGATAATTTACTCTTCCACTCAAGGACGAAGATTACCTTGTGTAAATGAGGAGCCAAAGATTAAGGTAAGGATAAAAAACGGGATAGACGGTATAATAGAAAAATTTGAGGACTCGAAGAACTCATATGTTGTAGCAAACAGGACTAAGGATTATATGGAGATAGATGTTAATTTACTAACCTACTATTTCCTCTATAACGCTAGTACTAAGGCTCCACCTATGTTGCCTTTATGGATGAACCCAATCCAAGTCAGAATCTTGCCTGTTAAAAGTGATTACCTACAAGACGCATTCAAGATAGCTAGCTACATTAAAGCGAGAGTAGATATTGACGACATAAATGACAACCTTGGCTCAAAAATAGCCAGAGCTGGAAAGGAGTGGATACCCTTCATAGTTCTACTCGGGGAGAGGGAAGTTAAGACAGGTTCCTTAACAATAAAGCTAAGGGAAAAGAATGAACAGAGAAGTTACACCATAGATGAGTTAAATGAGGAGATTAAGAGGGGAGATCCATTAATGTTGCCATCTACACTACCATTACAACTCTCGAAGAGAAGTAAGAAAAACATTACTCTACAGTAA
- a CDS encoding ATP--cobalamin adenosyltransferase → MIMWYTGSGDSGKTRLPSGGEVWKDEDLVVALGDLDELNSSLGVVISLYPDIKEVLETVQSDIFELSSEIAGFEMNFDEEKVKHVEKLIKEYSKTLEPIKNFVLPGGHIASSSLHLSRAICRRAERSIVRLLKTNRAKQIHEKYLNRLSTLLFILALYVNKKTNNPNILWRKSIPH, encoded by the coding sequence TACTGGGAGTGGTGATAGTGGTAAAACTAGACTACCTTCAGGAGGCGAAGTATGGAAGGACGAGGACTTAGTTGTAGCTTTGGGGGATTTGGACGAGTTGAACTCCTCTTTAGGAGTTGTTATAAGTTTATATCCAGATATTAAAGAAGTATTGGAGACTGTACAGTCTGATATCTTTGAGCTTTCATCTGAAATTGCTGGATTTGAGATGAACTTTGACGAGGAAAAAGTGAAACATGTGGAAAAATTAATTAAAGAGTACTCCAAAACCTTAGAGCCTATAAAGAACTTTGTTCTTCCAGGTGGTCATATTGCCTCATCATCTCTTCATCTCTCAAGGGCTATCTGTAGGAGGGCAGAACGAAGTATAGTAAGGTTATTGAAGACTAACAGAGCTAAACAGATTCATGAAAAATACCTAAATAGACTCTCAACGTTGCTGTTTATATTAGCTCTTTATGTCAATAAGAAAACTAATAATCCAAACATTTTATGGAGAAAGTCTATTCCACATTAA
- a CDS encoding SAM-dependent methyltransferase: MEDYWIKIFESDLYINEMLKIWEEGEKWAKWIDEVIKKYKIDARNILDVPCGIGRVSYYLTRLNYNVSGIDISEKMINTAKERVKKGNFIKGDMRHLSTLIRDKFDIILNIFNSLGYYEEEDDLRILNEFRAVLKQGGLLIVNLENRDYAIYNKPEVVHSYVPPYVIIDKNDFDPFSSRLKVTRSYLKDGKEIERITFSQRFYSLHEIVRLLTKSGFEILEVLSGYSWKRFEVTDPQMAIIAKPI; encoded by the coding sequence ATGGAAGATTATTGGATTAAGATATTTGAGTCTGATCTTTACATTAACGAGATGCTGAAGATATGGGAAGAAGGAGAAAAGTGGGCTAAGTGGATAGATGAAGTAATTAAGAAATATAAGATTGATGCGAGAAATATTCTTGATGTACCTTGTGGAATTGGTAGAGTTAGTTACTATCTCACTAGATTGAACTACAACGTAAGCGGAATTGATATATCAGAAAAGATGATTAACACGGCGAAGGAGAGAGTTAAAAAAGGTAACTTTATCAAGGGAGACATGAGACATCTCTCAACTTTAATAAGAGATAAATTCGACATTATTCTAAATATTTTTAACAGTCTGGGTTATTATGAGGAGGAAGACGATTTAAGGATATTGAACGAATTCAGAGCAGTTTTAAAACAGGGTGGTCTACTTATTGTTAACTTGGAGAATAGGGACTATGCTATTTATAACAAACCAGAGGTAGTACACTCTTACGTTCCGCCCTATGTGATTATTGATAAAAATGATTTTGATCCTTTCTCCTCAAGGTTGAAAGTCACCAGGTCTTATTTAAAGGATGGAAAAGAGATAGAGAGAATAACATTTTCGCAGAGATTTTATAGTTTACATGAAATAGTTAGATTGTTAACAAAGTCTGGATTTGAAATACTGGAGGTTTTAAGTGGATATTCATGGAAGAGATTTGAAGTTACTGATCCACAAATGGCAATAATCGCAAAGCCAATTTGA
- a CDS encoding mevalonate kinase, with product MIVEALVPLKLTLFGEHAVVYGRPAIAYTISEYLKIRIIESERFYVTSNTLELTGVKVDLHEYKVENENVKRVLAYITETINYFGAEKKVSIDIESPVDPSVGLGTSAGVVVGMVSAYSTLLGHKLSREQIAKISHEIELRVQGLASIMDTHTETFGGFILVKKGGKEVEKLDANMSFSSGYFRRMATTADMLKRVKKLKESKPQLFESVLNVIEQVTTEAKNAIVKNDEEELGELMYINHGLLFSIGITVPVIDQIVSTARIAGVKGCKVSGGGGGGAVVCTKSEQAEFLIKAMGGKLINANPSFNGVMIKLI from the coding sequence ATGATAGTTGAAGCATTAGTTCCTCTCAAATTGACCTTATTTGGAGAGCATGCTGTAGTGTATGGAAGACCTGCTATAGCGTATACTATATCAGAATACTTGAAGATAAGAATTATAGAAAGTGAAAGGTTTTATGTCACATCGAATACTTTAGAACTCACTGGTGTCAAAGTAGATCTGCATGAATACAAAGTGGAAAACGAGAACGTGAAGAGAGTTTTAGCTTACATAACTGAGACTATAAATTACTTTGGTGCAGAGAAAAAAGTTAGTATTGATATTGAGTCACCAGTGGATCCATCTGTTGGGTTAGGCACTAGCGCAGGTGTAGTAGTAGGTATGGTCTCTGCTTACTCTACGCTTTTAGGTCACAAACTATCTAGAGAGCAAATAGCTAAAATATCTCATGAGATCGAGTTAAGGGTTCAAGGATTGGCTAGCATTATGGACACACATACAGAGACTTTTGGAGGGTTTATTCTGGTTAAGAAAGGGGGTAAGGAAGTTGAGAAATTAGATGCAAACATGAGCTTTTCCTCAGGCTATTTCAGGAGAATGGCAACTACTGCTGATATGTTAAAGAGAGTTAAAAAACTCAAGGAATCCAAACCCCAGTTATTTGAATCTGTATTAAATGTGATAGAGCAAGTCACCACTGAGGCAAAAAATGCAATTGTTAAGAACGATGAAGAAGAACTGGGAGAATTAATGTACATCAACCATGGTCTTCTGTTTTCAATAGGCATTACTGTCCCTGTAATAGATCAAATTGTCTCAACTGCAAGGATAGCAGGTGTTAAAGGGTGTAAGGTTAGCGGTGGTGGTGGAGGAGGAGCTGTGGTCTGTACTAAGAGTGAGCAAGCGGAATTTCTGATAAAAGCCATGGGAGGAAAACTGATAAACGCTAACCCTTCGTTCAATGGAGTTATGATAAAGTTAATTTAG
- a CDS encoding glucosamine--fructose-6-phosphate aminotransferase, translated as MCGIIGIVCSKEDKKIADKVISALKRLEYRGYDSVGVASLDNNKLEVRKAKGTVEEVISKKKVSEMSGYIFLGHTRWATHGPPTDYNAHPHVDCSGKIAVIHNGTIKNYKELREELQTLGHVFKSDTDTEIIPHLIEEFMKRGMDPYSAFRNSIKALEGSYAVLAVIHGEKRIFFAKRDNPLVIGLGEKENYIASDIPAFLSYTKRILVIKDGELGFITTSNVFIEDKDGNPVDLSDRVRVVDWDVETASKEGYPHFMIKEIHESPKSIRDTVDSLISDLDLIDKIIAEMKSSGRIVVVGAGTSYHAGLYFSLLLSREGMNSSPLIASEYYNFKAKKDDLIFAISQSGETLDLLQAVRKFKEEGARIVSLTNVIESALPRESNYKIYMRAGPEISVAATKTFITQLISLLFIHARLRRDNTNKFRSADAEVERVITSVEGYAKLIGEELSKKTSIYYLGRGMSLPLAMEGALKIKEVAYVHAEAYPAGESKHGPISLVDKGFPIVAINDGEITDLLRNNVIEMKARGAKAYVISVNKKISESDVEIYLDSIQFPALSISVVLQLIAYYASVSKGLNPDKPRNLAKTVTVE; from the coding sequence GTGTGCGGAATAATTGGAATAGTATGCTCAAAGGAAGATAAGAAGATCGCTGACAAAGTTATCTCTGCATTAAAGAGACTGGAGTATAGAGGATATGACAGTGTAGGCGTTGCATCACTTGATAATAATAAGTTGGAGGTAAGGAAGGCTAAGGGAACTGTAGAGGAGGTCATTAGTAAGAAGAAAGTCAGTGAGATGTCTGGTTACATATTTTTAGGTCACACAAGGTGGGCAACCCATGGTCCTCCTACAGACTATAACGCTCATCCCCATGTAGACTGTTCAGGTAAGATAGCTGTAATCCATAACGGTACTATAAAGAATTATAAGGAATTGAGAGAAGAACTTCAGACACTAGGACATGTATTCAAAAGTGATACGGATACAGAAATAATTCCACATTTAATTGAGGAATTTATGAAAAGAGGTATGGATCCCTATAGTGCGTTTAGGAATTCAATTAAGGCTTTAGAGGGAAGTTATGCAGTTTTAGCTGTTATTCATGGAGAAAAGAGAATATTCTTTGCTAAGAGGGACAATCCGTTAGTTATTGGTCTCGGGGAGAAGGAAAATTATATAGCTAGTGACATTCCTGCTTTTCTCTCATACACAAAGAGGATTTTAGTTATCAAGGATGGAGAACTTGGTTTTATCACAACATCGAATGTCTTTATAGAAGACAAGGACGGTAATCCGGTGGATCTATCAGATAGAGTAAGGGTAGTTGATTGGGATGTGGAAACTGCCTCTAAAGAAGGATATCCACATTTTATGATTAAGGAAATACACGAATCACCGAAATCAATCAGAGATACAGTAGACAGTCTAATTTCTGATCTTGACTTAATAGACAAAATTATAGCAGAAATGAAGAGTTCAGGAAGGATTGTAGTAGTAGGCGCTGGTACGAGTTACCACGCAGGATTGTATTTTTCCCTCTTATTGAGTAGGGAAGGAATGAATAGTTCTCCGTTGATAGCCTCAGAATATTATAATTTCAAGGCTAAGAAGGATGACTTAATATTTGCTATTAGTCAGAGCGGAGAAACTTTGGATCTACTACAGGCAGTTAGAAAGTTTAAAGAGGAAGGAGCTAGGATAGTATCTCTAACTAATGTTATAGAAAGTGCTTTACCAAGAGAAAGCAATTACAAAATCTATATGAGAGCAGGTCCCGAAATAAGTGTAGCTGCAACGAAGACATTTATAACACAGCTGATTTCTCTCCTTTTCATACACGCTAGATTAAGAAGGGACAATACTAATAAATTTAGGAGTGCTGACGCAGAAGTTGAAAGAGTTATAACTAGTGTAGAAGGTTATGCAAAACTTATTGGTGAGGAATTATCAAAGAAGACCAGTATATACTATTTAGGTAGAGGAATGTCTTTACCATTAGCTATGGAAGGGGCACTAAAAATAAAGGAAGTCGCGTATGTTCATGCTGAGGCATATCCTGCGGGTGAGAGTAAACATGGTCCCATATCACTAGTGGACAAAGGTTTTCCAATTGTGGCAATAAACGATGGTGAAATCACTGATCTGCTTAGAAATAACGTTATAGAGATGAAAGCTAGAGGCGCTAAAGCCTATGTGATTAGTGTAAATAAGAAAATAAGTGAAAGCGATGTTGAAATATATTTGGACTCTATTCAGTTTCCTGCTCTATCGATTTCCGTTGTACTTCAGTTAATTGCATATTATGCCTCTGTAAGTAAAGGACTAAATCCAGATAAACCTAGAAATTTAGCTAAAACTGTTACTGTAGAGTAA
- a CDS encoding beta-lactamase, translated as MDSVKILGGGREVGRAAIEVSKGDSAIILDYGVNFDQNDNPNLPLQETPNRVKGFVVSHSHLDHVGSLPLYQISGSYPVFGTMMTKLITELMLKDFLKLSGARLPFEWMEVKRTMDNFRTVNYYKEFEIDTFKVELGNAGHIPGSSMIKVKTDKHNIVYTGDTNLINTKLVGPADLNFLSDADVLVIESTYGKYNHPKREEVEEEFYNSVREIVEGGGVVLVPSFSLARSQEILALLADKKFDYPVYYDGMVKEITELMIQNPEFINNYDALKRAHKFYRYVNGWNDRNKAIKGEGAIVSSAGMLKGGPAVYYFKKIAESTRNGVFLVSYQAENTPGRRLLETGKFDEYSPMLKARFQIFDFSSHAGKSQLLEMIKSSKKLEKVILVHGDPSSSSALANEIKEKIGVNVEVPENGKEINL; from the coding sequence ATGGATTCAGTGAAGATACTGGGCGGAGGAAGAGAGGTAGGGAGGGCAGCCATTGAAGTAAGTAAAGGAGACTCAGCCATAATTTTAGATTACGGTGTAAACTTTGATCAGAACGATAACCCTAACCTCCCTCTGCAGGAAACACCAAATAGAGTAAAAGGTTTCGTAGTCTCACATTCACATCTTGATCACGTCGGGTCTTTGCCCCTATATCAAATATCGGGCAGTTATCCAGTGTTTGGAACCATGATGACCAAATTGATCACGGAGTTAATGTTAAAGGACTTTCTCAAACTTTCTGGTGCTAGACTACCCTTTGAATGGATGGAAGTAAAGAGAACAATGGATAATTTCAGGACAGTGAACTATTACAAGGAATTTGAGATAGACACTTTTAAGGTGGAACTCGGCAACGCTGGTCATATTCCGGGAAGTTCCATGATCAAAGTGAAAACAGATAAACATAACATTGTTTACACAGGAGACACAAATCTCATTAACACGAAGTTAGTAGGTCCAGCAGATCTCAACTTCCTATCAGATGCAGACGTGCTTGTAATCGAGAGCACTTATGGAAAATACAACCACCCAAAGAGGGAAGAAGTGGAGGAGGAGTTTTACAATTCTGTTAGGGAGATAGTTGAAGGAGGGGGGGTTGTGCTTGTACCGTCATTTAGTTTAGCAAGGAGTCAAGAAATTTTGGCTCTATTGGCAGATAAGAAATTTGATTACCCCGTTTATTATGACGGCATGGTTAAGGAGATAACCGAATTGATGATACAGAACCCTGAGTTTATCAATAATTATGATGCTTTAAAGAGAGCACATAAGTTCTATCGTTATGTAAATGGGTGGAATGATAGGAACAAGGCAATAAAGGGTGAAGGTGCAATAGTGAGTAGTGCAGGCATGTTGAAGGGCGGTCCAGCAGTTTACTACTTTAAGAAGATAGCTGAAAGTACCAGAAATGGGGTATTCTTAGTGAGTTATCAGGCTGAGAACACTCCTGGAAGAAGGTTATTGGAGACAGGAAAGTTTGATGAATATTCCCCCATGCTCAAGGCGAGGTTCCAGATCTTTGATTTCTCAAGCCATGCAGGTAAATCCCAATTGTTAGAGATGATTAAAAGTTCTAAAAAATTAGAGAAGGTTATCTTAGTTCATGGAGACCCCTCTAGCAGTTCAGCACTTGCAAATGAAATAAAGGAGAAGATAGGTGTTAATGTAGAAGTGCCGGAAAACGGTAAGGAGATTAACCTATGA
- a CDS encoding NagC family transcriptional regulator — MPKFNPKQMKDLERMLGLKTEQLNAVKVTIELQDKILVIDNPVVVKMLAQGQEVFSVMGSAREESKQQQKVEIKEEDVKFIMEQTGKSEKEAREALEKSNGDIAKAILALTEGENK; from the coding sequence GTGCCAAAATTCAATCCTAAGCAGATGAAGGACTTAGAGAGAATGCTTGGGTTGAAAACCGAGCAATTAAATGCAGTAAAGGTTACAATAGAACTCCAGGATAAGATACTAGTTATAGATAACCCTGTAGTAGTTAAGATGTTAGCTCAAGGACAGGAAGTATTTAGTGTAATGGGGAGTGCCAGAGAAGAGAGTAAACAACAGCAAAAGGTTGAGATTAAAGAGGAGGACGTAAAGTTCATAATGGAGCAGACCGGTAAGAGTGAGAAGGAAGCTAGGGAAGCATTGGAGAAATCTAATGGAGATATAGCAAAAGCCATTCTTGCGTTAACTGAGGGAGAAAATAAGTAG
- a CDS encoding aspartate-semialdehyde dehydrogenase — protein MIRVLKAAILGSTGLVGIEYVRMLTNHPYIKVAYLAGKGSVGKPYGEVVRWQTIGQIPKEVANMEIKPTDPKLMNDIDLVFSPLPAGAAGPVEEEFAKHGFKVISDSPDHRFEPDIPLLIPEINPHTITLIDEQKKKRDWKGFIVTTPLCAAQGVLLPLAPIYQNFKVDSVFITTMQAVSGEGYPGVASLDIIDNIKVLGDNYDNKLIKEVHRVLSETKRNVNDSGNDVTLSATTHRVATIHGHYEIIYVTFKEDVNVEKVREAMDNFKGEPQNLKLPTAPSKPIILTDEDSRPQVYFDRWAGEIPGMSVVVGRLSQVNRRAIRFASLIHNTVRGAAGGGIIATEFLVEKGYME, from the coding sequence ATGATAAGGGTTCTCAAAGCTGCAATACTTGGTTCGACAGGATTGGTAGGTATAGAATACGTAAGGATGTTGACAAATCATCCATATATAAAAGTGGCATATCTAGCAGGTAAAGGTTCAGTAGGTAAGCCATATGGTGAAGTAGTAAGATGGCAGACAATTGGTCAAATTCCGAAAGAAGTTGCAAATATGGAGATAAAGCCAACTGATCCTAAGCTAATGAACGATATAGACTTAGTTTTTTCTCCATTACCTGCTGGAGCTGCAGGACCTGTAGAGGAGGAGTTTGCTAAACATGGGTTCAAAGTGATAAGTGACTCGCCAGATCACAGATTTGAGCCTGATATTCCATTATTAATACCAGAAATTAATCCTCATACAATAACATTAATAGACGAACAGAAAAAGAAAAGGGATTGGAAGGGGTTTATAGTTACAACACCATTATGTGCTGCGCAAGGAGTGCTTTTGCCTTTGGCACCAATTTATCAAAACTTCAAGGTAGATAGTGTTTTCATAACGACTATGCAAGCGGTATCAGGTGAAGGATATCCTGGCGTAGCCTCATTAGACATTATTGATAATATAAAGGTTCTTGGAGACAATTATGATAATAAGTTAATCAAAGAGGTACATAGAGTTCTATCAGAAACTAAGAGGAACGTGAATGATAGTGGTAATGATGTTACTCTCTCTGCTACAACACATAGGGTAGCCACTATTCACGGTCATTATGAGATAATTTATGTTACGTTTAAGGAAGATGTTAACGTGGAGAAAGTAAGGGAGGCTATGGATAACTTTAAGGGAGAACCGCAGAACTTAAAACTACCTACAGCTCCATCCAAGCCTATAATCCTAACTGATGAGGATTCGAGACCTCAAGTTTACTTTGATAGATGGGCTGGAGAAATTCCGGGTATGAGTGTGGTGGTTGGAAGACTTTCTCAAGTTAATAGGCGGGCTATAAGGTTTGCTTCCCTAATTCATAATACTGTCAGAGGAGCTGCAGGTGGGGGTATAATAGCAACAGAATTCCTGGTCGAGAAGGGTTATATGGAATAG
- a CDS encoding ornithine cyclodeaminase, producing the protein MLVLNKTQLEEILDVETAVNAVKEAFSLYSARRVVQPQRQVLNVKGNWWGIMPSYTDLSLAVKIVNVIPSNKERNIPSVQGVVILMSPDTGETLAILDGLVLTAIRTSSASILSAELAMNTRTIGTLGIIGAGTEARYHLKLGLSYFRVDRVLISARRNHYLLAKEFGAEAVELEKVLKEADVIFSTTSSSSPVILGKYLRDDFHISSIGAHTPESREIDDDTIRKIETYMVDSVEAVANETGDYIQPINNGVLRKEKVIEIGEVINRGLKVKRPSLFKTIGIASEDNLTAYMAYKVALKKGIGINVE; encoded by the coding sequence ATGCTCGTACTGAATAAAACTCAGTTAGAGGAAATTCTTGACGTCGAAACAGCTGTAAATGCAGTCAAAGAAGCTTTTTCACTATATTCAGCAAGGAGAGTAGTGCAACCGCAAAGACAAGTACTGAACGTTAAGGGAAACTGGTGGGGAATCATGCCTTCTTACACTGATCTCTCTCTTGCAGTAAAGATAGTCAACGTAATACCATCAAATAAGGAAAGAAATATACCGAGTGTGCAAGGAGTAGTTATATTGATGTCCCCAGATACAGGAGAGACATTAGCCATACTGGATGGTTTAGTCCTTACAGCAATTAGGACTTCGTCCGCGAGTATTTTATCAGCGGAGCTAGCCATGAACACGAGAACAATAGGAACTTTAGGTATAATAGGAGCTGGTACCGAAGCCCGTTACCACCTAAAATTAGGCTTAAGTTATTTTAGAGTTGATAGGGTGTTGATTTCAGCAAGGAGGAATCATTATTTATTAGCTAAAGAATTCGGTGCTGAGGCTGTAGAACTAGAAAAAGTGCTAAAGGAAGCTGATGTTATATTTTCCACAACTTCCTCATCCTCCCCCGTGATTTTAGGTAAATATTTGAGAGACGATTTCCACATCTCCAGTATAGGTGCCCATACACCTGAGTCAAGGGAAATAGATGATGACACTATAAGAAAGATTGAGACATATATGGTGGATTCTGTTGAGGCGGTAGCGAATGAAACAGGAGATTATATTCAGCCTATAAATAATGGTGTTCTAAGGAAGGAAAAGGTTATTGAAATCGGTGAGGTAATCAATAGAGGTTTGAAGGTCAAAAGACCATCATTATTCAAGACCATAGGAATAGCCTCTGAAGACAATTTAACAGCATATATGGCATATAAGGTTGCCCTAAAAAAGGGCATAGGGATTAATGTGGAATAG
- a CDS encoding nucleotidyltransferase produces MQAIILAGGKGEGLLPYTERVQKETINILGKMILSYSISGLKKAGINDFVVVTTDRGKKLIEDELEKLNISFEVINQHREGISGAIKDGLEKSDDDNIVIAFGDIVAPEEFYVNLVNAFSVSGSEIVIPLVPVSKGIQTYGLAKINTEGLEVVKEGSTLALAGAYIIKNETFEDFIDYLNQRKSKIKYFIWSRDWFDIGYPEDIIGALEALLSKHETVISSSSEISKTAIIGKKVIIDNNAVIDDYAVVKGPAYIGENAYIGNFSLVRDYSSVERGAKVGAYCEIVHSSIQPGAEIGSKSYLTYSIVGSNSKIGSNVIMSSYPANVIRGRVEKLGALVSPDKEVDHGSILRPGTKI; encoded by the coding sequence ATGCAAGCTATAATTCTTGCCGGTGGCAAAGGTGAAGGGTTGTTACCATATACTGAGAGAGTACAAAAGGAGACCATTAATATACTTGGTAAAATGATTCTTTCCTATTCCATTTCAGGCTTGAAAAAAGCGGGAATAAATGATTTCGTTGTGGTGACTACTGATCGAGGTAAAAAGTTAATTGAAGATGAACTAGAAAAACTAAACATAAGCTTTGAGGTAATAAATCAACATAGGGAAGGTATCAGTGGAGCTATAAAGGATGGATTAGAAAAATCAGATGACGATAATATAGTAATAGCTTTTGGAGATATTGTTGCACCAGAAGAGTTTTACGTGAATCTAGTTAATGCGTTTTCCGTTTCAGGTTCCGAGATAGTTATACCACTAGTACCTGTGAGTAAAGGAATCCAAACTTATGGACTAGCAAAGATAAACACTGAGGGATTAGAAGTAGTGAAAGAGGGATCAACTTTAGCCCTTGCAGGAGCATACATAATAAAGAATGAGACATTTGAGGATTTCATAGATTACCTTAATCAACGTAAAAGTAAGATAAAGTACTTTATATGGAGTAGGGATTGGTTTGACATAGGTTACCCTGAAGATATTATCGGTGCTTTAGAAGCTTTATTAAGCAAGCACGAAACTGTTATATCAAGTTCTAGTGAGATATCCAAGACAGCTATTATAGGAAAGAAAGTTATAATCGATAATAACGCGGTTATAGATGATTACGCTGTTGTTAAGGGACCAGCTTACATTGGCGAAAATGCATACATAGGGAATTTTTCACTTGTAAGAGATTACAGCTCAGTGGAGAGAGGTGCAAAAGTAGGAGCATACTGTGAGATAGTCCATTCTTCAATACAACCTGGAGCTGAAATAGGTTCAAAGAGTTACCTTACATACAGTATAGTAGGGAGTAATTCTAAGATAGGATCCAATGTTATAATGTCAAGCTACCCAGCGAATGTGATAAGAGGGAGAGTTGAAAAGTTAGGTGCTTTAGTATCACCTGATAAGGAGGTTGATCACGGTAGCATATTACGACCTGGAACTAAAATTTAA